Within Montipora foliosa isolate CH-2021 chromosome 3, ASM3666993v2, whole genome shotgun sequence, the genomic segment CTGCAAGCAGACTTGCATCTATCATTCAAGCTGCACTCTATTTTCAGTCAATCATGTTGTGCCATGCAATCATGTTGTGTTTGAGGCCAAAAAAGTTTCATTTATCAGTTCAACAAAGGACTTGAACCTTTCCTAGATGTCCCTTAACATCCTATcacagttttatttatttgtttcttcaaatacactttaattgtacatatttcACATTgctaaataactattgatacccTAATTCAGGGGatagctctttacaacctctaatttcatttaGGAGGCAGCTCTATTGTGTTTTATGTCAtggtccattgtttcttttgtatcatTCTTTGTGTCCAGTGTTTTATGAAGCAATCCAGAGAGTCGTTCCGAGAGTTGCGTGGCAGCCTGATATCCTGTACGTGTAATAAGCAGACTTATTTCCGCttaaaaaattttgaaagaaatgcaTCCTATTAAACATTATTTCAAGGGAAACGTCATAGTCAACCTTCTGTTTCTCCTTTTCCAGTTGTGCTTTACGTATTTATATATATTGAACAAAATGCTATGTTATGCTATGTTATGCAATACTCAGTATTAATTCTATTACTCACTATAATAATTTGTAAGATAAGATAACTAAGCGCCAGTCAACCGGTAggtttaaaacacaggtcacattccacaggttagtcgttacaggtcattgtttaccTACATACTAAACTTACCCAAAACCTTCAGCCTAAGTTGTTTTGTAACAGGTGACCTGTGAAAAGTCACCTACACTTTAAACCTGTCCCCCATCAACAAGTCAGGCAAGAGCTTAATAGATTGTTAAAACGATGACTTCTTTAAAATTATTGATGCCGCAGTAATGGACGTCAAAACGAAATTTAATGTAAATAGGGAACATACATGTAGCAAAAATTTAAGTCTCTTTTAATATGCTTTAAACTGAAAACACAATAACTTGCTTGCTGAATATGATTTACCTCAAATGCAACCCATGAATACGGGGACAGTACGTCGTAGAATAATTCCACGGTTCTCTTGGCGAGTGCCATGTTTATGGAACAGGTCACGCATGCTAAGAGGGCACCTGGGAACTAAAAAAACCCCGAAATATCTATGTGCGGGATAATCTCCGCAATGAGCAGATTTTTCGGGATTCGGGACCCAAGGGTTTCTTacggccggtttacacggtacgatttgtcgggCCGataagtcgtaccgtgtaaattgtgtaaaatgtgtAATCTTCCTTAAAAGGTCTTCCTgttgtccttttagtatccGCAATTTTGAaagctttaatttttttaagtatttatgagcATTACCCACTCGCATACCCTCCGGATTGACGTGGCGGTTTCTCTCGGAGTGTCGGCCCGACTTAAAAAAAATCGGAccgattttcattttcatgaatcGGTAGTTCGGCTGTCAAAATACACTCAAGATTTGCGCTCCGATGCCGTCGGGCCGATAAACCGGGCggacaaatcgtaccgtgtaaaccggcctttggAATCGAGGTAGCTGTAGCGGGCTCGGCAGTGAGTCAGGTTCCCGCGCCTTTTCCCGCTCTTTTGCACCAGGTAGAAGCCTCTGGCGGGTCGTTTCTCAAAgatcccgaaactttacgggccatttgaGGTGTCACAATTCTCTTTGTATGtcaagaacagagaggatttcacagtcttttttttttgttaccttgaaaacgagttaaaagatcggctttccaaaacaagcggttgacagtgggggtgcagggatggcgcactAGTGGTGAGGCACTCGCCTCCCAGTTTAGGCTTGGATAAATGGCTTATTCTGCCTGCCGGCACTTATTCTGCTCGAAGTTCTCTTCGAACACCCTTATTCTGCTCGGTATCCGAAAATCTTTTCGCAAGTATAGAAGGGAGCCTGTGGCTAACCCCTAAAAAATAATTAGGTATTCATTCTGAGGGTCAAAATTGTAACTGTTATGCATGTCATTAGTTgaaaagctaaatattttgagcaagagccgatacaatgTAGATTAGTGGTGtgtaaaatcaaatctacgttgtatcggctcttgctcaaaataattagcttctcaacttgtaattacgccaatcagatcaagccacgtctgatccaacgtacaccgacaggaataTCATAAGTGCCACTGccgctggggggggggggggagggggtgaggGGGTAATGTTTAGTTCCCATGCGCCCATTTTGGGAATACACACCAAGAATCTTATGTGACGCATCCAGACGGAATATAATTTGTATAATAGGTTCAGTTTGTGACGCAGCAGTTATAACACTTCTGGGAATCTTCGTTTGGGTGACTTTCAACTCTCACGATTATGCTTCAACGTGCAGGAAAAGGAAGACTTTGTCATTTAGGTAGACCAATCGGAAGGACCTTGAGATAATCTTCACGGCAATGTCAAGTGCCTGACAATCATTGTGATGAAAGTCATATCTCCTTTTGTTGGCCGCACCGTTCTGAATTCGAAATCCATTGTGAGGTGCATTAGTGGTCGTTCTCTTGTCTCTCTCACTTCATCCTTCTCAGGGGTTAACCATGTATCAATAAGTTcaccaaaattgcaaaaattgaggAAGGTCAAAACTTCCAGCTCGTTCAGAAGATTGTCAAATTTACGTGATGCCTTTTCAGTGGCAAATCAAGATCGCCTTGCACAGCAGCTAGGTTTGATGAAGCCACGAAGGTCTTTATTGGCAGCCTGCACTGAAGAAGCTGCTGTATTTGTACCCTTTTGTCTTGTGAACTCTGTTCCATCTGTTCTATTTACTCTGCGATCAAGTCATTTAAACAGCCACAGAGGGGAAGTaaggtaataataatttacaatgCTGAGGTATAATTGCAAAACCTAACCAAAGCAAAAGGTACTTCTTGCTCTAGCTTGAAAACATCTAGCCCTACACCTTCCTTCCTCCAATTTTGAGTTAGAGGCTGGAGTTCAATACAATGTGGCGCGGCGAGATCATAGAATACCCATCCACTTATTTTCATATGAATAGCATGTATTGTTAtatgccttgttcttcaaaaGGATGCTGCTTGAAGAATacaatagtggccgggtattctagaaGCGCTCTTAGACTGATAGCTCCAAGTTATCAAGGTCAACATTGAAGGGGATAAATTATATAGAATAGTGCATTCAGTGTTTGAACTTTTGTGTCCAATATCATAGGTCTTTGGTCCTTTAGTAGCCCATTTGCAAATACACCAGTGGTTCAGTTGGTTGTGCGTTGGGCTGTCATGTGGGAGGTTGAGAGGTCGattccggctggaccaacactcagggtcttaaaataactgcgGAGAAAGTGCTGACTTTATAATTACATTCGCAATTGGTTAGACTTctaagtcttctcggatgaggACTGTAAACCAAAGGTTCTGTCTCATAGCCGTTGTTGGAAATCAAATAGTacgggacgttaaagaacccactcacttctCGAAAAGTGTAAGGAATGTTgtccccagtgttgtggtctgacctacATGTAATCTGGTCGGGGGCATCACttcttaaaataaattgtaaactgcgtaacaagcagtctggccaaAGTCCCACATAAAAAGCATTGTAAaatagtcctgaaaagccctgagGGGGAGACACTAATAACTTTACTTCACTTCACCTCGCTTCATTTCACTTCATTGAAGATAAAATTGTTCACAAacatcttggtttttttttactttaatacATGGCACTTAATCATGCAGCTTCCCAGGGGGTAAAAGGGACCCTGAAGACAAAAGCTTGGTGGAGACGGCTATCAGAGAAATGGATGAAGAACTAGGTGTAGAGAGAAGACAGGTCCATGTTTGGGCATCAATGCCACCAGTACCTGATAGGGTAAAGTAATCCAATGCTTATTGAGGTGCAGTAATAATTTATGATCATGTTCTCATTTTCATGTTCTTTTTAAATTGATCTTTTTCTGTTGGTACCATTGTAGCATGGTAAAGCTGCCATCACAGCTGTTGTTGGATTCATAGAAGAAATTGATACTAAGGCACTTCAACTAAATCCTAAAGAGGTACCATTAAACTTGAACCAGTTCAGAATTTTTTACCCTCCTTATCAAGGTTTGCTTTAATACATTCAACTCACACTCTCTTTAGGTCTTTCCCAGAAATCACTGTGTGGTAGGCTGTACCCTGTTTCATTCacaaattgttattatttttgtcTTAGGTTGAATCAGTTTTTACTCTCTCTTTGGAGCATTTGTGCAATCCAGTCAACGTTGGTTACACTACATTCAAGAGACAGCCTCTGACTAGATTACCAGTCTTTGTAAACGGACCACACAAGATCTGGGGACTAACTGCAACTATATTAGAACAAGTGCTCTTAGTTTTGATACCACAAAACTACagaaaacaactttttagatTTGGAAACAAGAAATAAGCTCTAATCTGATGCAAAATTAATTGATTTAAgacattaaccctttaactcccaatagtgccacttatagattttactctgtctaacgcccgacgattttactcgtcaatggggaaccccacggggctgaaagggttaagataGTTCAATTCTGTTAATCCTTCCTTACCCAAGAAAgtgacttacagattttactctggttAATGCCAAATCATTTTACTTGCTGATTGGGAGCGCTCTAGGTGTGAATGTGTCAGCAATTAACATCTGCAGTAGGTCCACTAAAAAACTACCGTATGCCCCCTTTAACCCAAGTTAAGCAAACAAGAAGGAGCTGAAAAGCAGTCAATTTGCAATCAGTGGTTCGGTTAATTTCTGTATAATTGCACTGTGATTCCCTAAACTCAGCATTGTTGTAAAGGTCAGTCATTACAGTTATATTGTTGCATTGTGGCAGGAatagtttgcattttttttggAGCAGTGATTGGTTTTCTCCTGCTAACTTCATCATTTTTGCTTTCCACTGTTTATCCATCTGTTGAGTGCATGTCTTTCCTGCCACAATGGGGACTAACGGCTTGGTCACCATGGTACCTTGCAGCCTCCAAAGGTGCACCCATGCTCCGTTTAGTGATGcatctttcctttgttttgtaagTATGTTGAAGGTAGCAAAATTAGACCTTttcatgcaaaacaaaaaaactggaCCTTTGCTCTTTACCCTTGCAATAAATTCCGATCAGTTGTTAATTACCACTCGCTAGGTTGGCTCAATCGAGAGTGCAATGGACTTCCGTGGGGGAGGTTGTGGGTTTAAAtcccggctggaccaacactcagggtctttaaataactgaggagaaatcGCTGCCTTTGTagtcatctgcaaatggttagactttgtAGTCTTATTGGATAAGGACCATAAGCGGGAGGTCCTttctcacagcccttgtttATTAACTCTGTGGGATATGTTAAAGATCGCACACACTATAATTTTGAAAAGAGTAGGGAACAGAGTTTCCACtgagtgttgtggtctgacctttctagcaatgtggtcggcttggcaggattagcttgaagggcttttgtgtgaatgagaccacattATACCACATTGAGACCACAGTATAACAGCCACAGGTCAGGCTAATTAGCCAAGCGCTTGAGCCAAGTCTACACAAAATTAAActcaaatttcttctttttttcaataaaaattaatgagGAGTGTGAAAAAAAAGGTCTTCTTATTGATGCATGATCAGGTACAAAGTAGTTTCGATGTAAAAAAAATCTTCACAGTCTTTTAATTGAAAAGGGGTCTGGAGTTAATTGGACAATTGAAAATGCATGGAATGTTATAGAGTACAGTTGAAGTTATTAGCTTGGTGAATGGGTGGTTTACAAAATGGAGTTAAGGGAATTTATATAATTGGCTTGGACCAACTTCAATGGCCATAGCATGtgcaagaaaattaaaatattattatgatTCCAGGGTAACATTAAGTAGTCACTAAGTTCTATCTAACACTTTCGTAGAAATAAAAGCCATAAAATCATGCAAGGTGCAGAGATTTTCTCTTGAATGGTCTTGATAGAAGCAAGCACCAAAAATAATCAGTCCTTGgtaatattaaaaataattcatgTGCAAgtcatttttattaatttttgttaaaatatATTACAAAATTTCCATGATGGAATAATATTTTTGTCACAGCAGAACCttgtttttcttaaatttgtgtGCTGAGAATGGTGTAAGAACAGTGTATTGTTTGACCAGCACTTCAAATtgcaaaatgtttcaaaaattgtgttaattaatcctcattaatttattttcctttaggCAGTCACTGGTATTTTTGTAGGAAAAGTAAGATAACAATATTTGTTTATAAATTTATCATTAAAAGAACTTGCAGATTTATCCAAGCTGTGTTATGCTGTTTATCTTATCTTGATGCAATTTATTGCAAATTAAAACACTGATCTATAGCCCATTCAAAAATAAACAGCTGtgctgattttttttcattgaaaatgaTTTTTGGAAATTACAGAAGATAACCTGAAATTTCAAGACGTTGTAAATGTGTAGTTGCTTTGTTGTAAAATATTTGGGTCAATGCCATCAGACAACATTACACTGCTAAAATGGTCGACTGTGGGAAGTCTGGAGGTACATTGTGAGGAACAGCAAGGGTTGGTGGTAATTCAGGAGCTAAGATAAGCTGTTTTCCTCTTAAATgtaaatttttgtttacgttgtgAGGGTGAAAGTGGCATGAAGTGCTCTTGGAAGGGGCATAGTGCTTAAAAACAAAGGACTCTTTAGGATGACGACTGTACGACAGTTTGTATGCTGACATGTGTGCCCCTAGGTTTTCCATTGCAGCCTCTTTCTTCCACTTTTCTTGAAGTTTTTGTAATAAGCCATAGTTTGTTGGATGCCCTGAAAGTAATGTAATTAAAACTTTAAGATCTTGTTCTATtggaaattatatataaatgTTTTAGTTATATTTGGTTTTTCCTGTACTGTGGTCGGAAAGAACATCTGTTGTTTGAGTTGGTCAAGGTTTAGCATTAAACAGttgaaaaagcgaaaaaaaggTGGATagaatctgtttttttttttttgagtgctTTATCCGCTGAAAATGCCTGTGATAATTTAAGTCTGAATGACTCTTTCCAGGAGATAGGTTTTTAACCTGGAAAAGGTTTGTAAAGTGTTCCTTTGGGAAACTTCTAAATGACCACTTGCATTCATGAATACAGTTTggtgttgaaaaaaaataatggaaCTCAACATTAGTTTGCTCGGTGTTGGCATGACAGATCAGTATACAGTGTCAACATTATACTTAAGGTTAATTTGTCATGGCATTTGTGATTAACAGACCTTGAACAGGAAAGTCAGATTTCTCTGGTGCCCAGGCCAATTTTTGTCTGTCCCAGCTTCTCAGTGGTGGGAGTTTAGACTCTGTTACCTCCCTCCTGTTAAATTGCTGGTCATACCATGATATCCTGTTTCCTTCATAAGCCTTTTGATGATGAGAAAAAAGGTGCTCTTTTCCAAGACCCTAAAAGGAATTTGAAATTCAGATGAACCTAGAAATGATTAGTTATTTGGACCTGTTGGTTTTATTTCACTTGCTTtagtcagcaaagattcccaaAATCACAGTGCAATGTTGGGAAGACCTTCATTAGGGTTTGGAGAGGCTTACTAAAGAAGGAAAGAAGCTGGCTATGTAAACTGTGTTATATATTTCCCATTAAGTTAATTAGGCAGCATCTTTTATTAATGCAACAgctaactacatgtacatcagcTAATGACCGAATGGTGGACCAGTAATGGCATACTTCGGCAACATGTCAGTTAAGTCTGACGACTCTCGCCCTTGCTCAAAGAGTTTTTTCTTGTGGAGACCATATAGTTTTTCCCTCTTGccacaaaaccaaaataattttgtatAGTGTCTCTAAGTATTAGTACCTTATgcttactacatgtacatgacacAAAATTGTTGAATAAAATTGTTTAGCACTGTTTTCCTCTGAGATTTTCACAACGACAAATTAAGGCAAGTTGAAGGGTTTTGGAGGGGTATTGAAGCCAGATATTAATGCCCAGCTACCCACCAGATAGCCCTCCAATAAATGTTTATCATCAGATGCATTATAATTTTTATGATCGTTATTTTTAGTTAGCTCGTGAACTCACATCGTGTTTTTCCAATGCCTTTCTCCTGGTAGTGACATCAGGTAAATATTTTCCATAATTCTTGAAATCTACACGTTGAGTACTGTCACAGAACGGCCAGGAACCTTGCTCAAACTACAACGTAGAGTAAAGAACTCGTTTTATCAAATTCATTAAACAATGTGGATTCCTGTTTCAACATGTAACTGGCAAAGCATCAACtgctctttaaaaaaaaattaaagacagCACATTTATTTTCCGATATATCCCATAGGTATGTGAATTAAGTCTAGGTTCGATATCTTCATTTATGAGATTTATGGTAAGTTTCCAACAAGTATGAAAGAGGAAAAGACAAGGGACAAACTTATTCAGTCTTCAGCTGATCTCGGCGGAAATGAacattgttttcaaacaaaatgCATACCACTCTGCGCTCTTCGTTCCAATTTCCTATCAAAACGTCTGTTGCGTATCTTTGTTCTATTCTCCATCCCGGGAGCTTCCATTTCGCCTCTGGATGTTCTTCCATTTTTGCAGATTCTTGTCTTCGTAAGTTCTCCAAAGCAATTAGAACTGTGACAaagaatttgttttcattttatgaaGCTGTTGTCATGGACAACCTGTTGCTAGGCAATCATTCCGCTGGCCATTTTGTTAGTTTTCCTCGGCCCAGTTGTCGCGCGGCCAACATGGCAGCTGTATGTGGTACAATAGAAATGGCAGCAAATCACTAAAATGTTTTTGAGAGATATTATCACCGGTAAAGAAAAGTCTCATCTAATTGTCGTACACGGTAATATATTGCTCAACCTGCATTCCATTATTAACGTACGTCAAACTTCAGCCGACAGAATTTGATTCAGTTCGCATATGAAATTAACCTCGCCATCATCGGTCATTTTTAATTCCTCAGACAGCATAAAACTGGATGGCAGACCCTTGTTGCGTTGTTTTGTGAAAACACTTCTTGAAAGGTAAGCACAAATGGACCGTTCACGTGTAGGGAAGACATCAGTTTATCGGACATTCCAAccccttttgaaggaaaatagagATTATTTTTCAGAGAGGCTAAGGTGTGAGCCTGCAGAGGGGGTCTGGGGCTATGCCCCCCAATTTATTTTCAATGAAGGGGTATTTCCTGCACTTTAACATCATTTTTGTGGTATTCTATAAGGTAGAAATACTTGTCTGCCATTTTTGGCCGCAggtatacatgtagttttacaggtcacaggtcattgttttactaatacagaacGTGcatgtatcctaaacatgcataaaggctaaccttaggcctaaacaaaaggtgTTAGGCCTAAGATATTGTAAAGATACTGTGAAAAGATACCGTGAATGAAGTAAGACTGCTTGCCTTATGAGTTTGCAAAACACAGGGCATTTAATGGAGAGACTAGGCGAGACATACACGTACATAGGATAAGAAAGTGTAAGACGTAATGTTTTACACTCAAgtgagctatgatcctcgcagttatgaacgcaatttctgcaattgcatagggaagcctgaaaaatccaggacttcaactgggtttgaacctgtgacctcgcaataccggtggGACACTaataccaactgagctatgtggccgctgacgttgggagctggtcatttttgggttctaatgttcccatgaggaatgaatcaacattgaaatgatatatgaaatggatccccttaggcttctctatgcaattgcaaaaattgtgttcattaTTGTGAGGATCGTGGCTtctcttgatttcatatccacagttcaataaATGATCCATTTCATGTGTCGCTTCAGCGTTGTTTTACACTCAGACGCCGACTTTGCCTCAGAATGGCAGAAATTGTGTTTCcaaggacttgaaatttcacAATTTTCCCCCTAAAGGGGGGCCTGAAGGCGCCGCTCTTCATCGAAAGCCCTTTTCATTGAAACCCCTCTGCTAAAAACCTGGATCTGTCCCAGAGACTGATTTGGATAATCCATGCAAGTTGACTTGTAATGCTACATACCTACCATAGGAGAAATTTCAAGAACATCTGCTTAATATCCTTACCTGTatctttgtttgtcttttttttaactATCCTCTTTTTTTAGTGCAGATGTTATACATGCCATACTTTGGGATATGGAACCAAGGGAGTTCATCAATTTGTTTGATCTAACTACAAGAAACAGGtttgaaaaaaagtaaataatttcatTTATCATATGTCCTGTACCACCCTGTGAACAAGTGTTGTATGTGTTGTAGGGAATGTTAATGATTTATAGTGATTATGGTTTGATGATTGGCTATAATTTACAGATGTCATACTTACAAGACTTCGTTTTAAAAACCAATAAAGATTTCTTGCATGTAAGCCTGTCTGTttgcttaaccctttgacaaccaaactggcctaaacgggccagacttagtattttactctgtctaacgcccccttgtattttactctgtctatcgccagaggattttactcgtcaatggggaacccctgggagtcaatgggttaatcactcactgaaaaactatgtccctgttaAAATTGAATCCTGGTTACcatcattctcgttcccagggtctccattgtctctctctttctttatCGACAAAGAGGCCC encodes:
- the LOC137998026 gene encoding cilia- and flagella-associated protein 107-like, whose translation is MEEHPEAKWKLPGWRIEQRYATDVLIGNWNEERRVFEQGSWPFCDSTQRVDFKNYGKYLPDVTTRRKALEKHDGLGKEHLFSHHQKAYEGNRISWYDQQFNRREVTESKLPPLRSWDRQKLAWAPEKSDFPVQGHPTNYGLLQKLQEKWKKEAAMENLGAHMSAYKLSYSRHPKESFVFKHYAPSKSTSCHFHPHNVNKNLHLRGKQLILAPELPPTLAVPHNVPPDFPQSTILAV
- the LOC137998027 gene encoding mitochondrial coenzyme A diphosphatase NUDT8-like, encoding MKVISPFVGRTVLNSKSIVRCISGRSLVSLTSSFSGVNHVSISSPKLQKLRKVKTSSSFRRLSNLRDAFSVANQDRLAQQLGLMKPRRSLLAACTEEAAVFVPFCLVNSVPSVLFTLRSSHLNSHRGEVSFPGGKRDPEDKSLVETAIREMDEELGVERRQVHVWASMPPVPDRHGKAAITAVVGFIEEIDTKALQLNPKEVESVFTLSLEHLCNPVNVGYTTFKRQPLTRLPVFVNGPHKIWGLTATILEQVLLVLIPQNYRKQLFRFGNKK